The window ACCGCAGTTGCTGCCACTCGGCGGCCCCGATCACAAGAAGCATGGGCGATCCTCAATTCGATCGCGAGAGTCCCGGAAACAGGGCATTTAGATCCCCTGCCGTCGGGTCAAGCGGGTGACGGTTCGACCACCGACCGCACGGAGCGACATGGCGGACCGGGGGCGTCGTTCGCGGGTGCGATATCCCTTGTGATAGCTACGGAATCGTGGGCGTCCATCGGCACGGATCGTCCTCGGTCGGGTATCGCGTCAACGCCGTTCGGGCGACGGGGGCCTGCGGTTTAGCCATCGATTACTCCCGCGGCTTCCTCAGAGCGGGATCGTCAGCCCGGACTTCGACATCCGGTCGATGAACGGGGACGGTTCGGCGTGGGTGACGAACAGGTCGTCTTCGGCCCGGGTCAAGGCGACGTGCATCAGTTTGGCGTCCGCGGCCGGGTCCGCGTCGGCGAACGTCCAGGGTTCCGCTTCGTCGAATACACGTGCGGCCCCGGGCATGCTTCCTGCTGTGTTATGCACTCGTCCGGAACCACCCTCGTGAGAGAACGTCATGTCGGACCGCTTCCTCTGGACCGTCTTGCTGCTCCCTGGCTTCCGTCCGCCACAGCTCAGAAGTCGGACGACCTCCACGTCGAAAAGATCGAGGTTCCCAAAGTCGCGGACGCGAGCGGGAAGCGACCGGACCTCGCCGGGGCGGCGAAAGCCGTCGTCGAGGCGACCAACGCGTTCCGGAAAACGAACGCCCGGGGCGCCGTTCCGGCCGACGCGAAACTGACCGCCGCCGCCCAGTCGTTCGCGGACTACATGGCTCGGACGGACGAGTACGGCCACGGGGCCGACGGGAACAACCCGGGCGAGCGAGCGAAGCAGCACGGGTACGACTACTGTCTGATCGGGGAGAACATCGCGTACGCCTTCGACTCGAAGGGGTTCGAGACCCGCCCGCTCGCCGACACGTTCGCGACCGGGTGGGAGAAGTCGCCGCCGCACCGGCGGAACATGCTCGACCCGGACGTGACCGCGACCGGGGTGGCGGTCGCCCGGAGCGAGACCACCGGGTACTACTACGCGGTCCAGTTGTTCGGCCGGCCGAAGTCGGCGGCCATCGTCTTCAAGGTGGAGAACCGGTCGGATGCGGGCGTGGCCTACAAACTCGGCGACGCGAAGTTCGACCTCCCCCCGCGCGTAATTCGGACCCACACCGTGTGTCGCCCGCCGGAGTTGACGTTCACCTGGTCCGACGGGAAGACGCGGGATGTCAAGCCACTTGGGGGCGACCGGCTTGTCGTCACCAAGACTCGCGACGAGTTTTCGGTGACCAAAGAGTAGAGGAGCATTCGGGGCGAACTGCGGCTATTCTCGAACACTGCGACACGGCCGGGCGCGCGGGTTCGCAAGATATGCTTCGCGCGGAGTTCGAGACCGGTCTGATCGTCGAGTGTCGGATAACTTCGGTGTGGGCGGACGTCGGACTTGCGACCGATAGTGTGATTTTGCGTCCACGATTAATCCTTAACCAAGCGTCGCCATTGGCAAATTGACGTTGGAGAAAAACGAAAAGCTTGAAATCCTTCGTGTTTTCCGGTGTTTGTAGGGTTGCAGAGTCCACAACCACCGGAAAACACGAAGGATTTCAAGTGAAACCTATCTTCCGCCGCTGGTTCCAAAAAGGCAAGGCCCGCATCGCTCGCCGACTCGATCAAACGCGCAATCCGCTCAGCCCCGAGCCCGTGCTCAAAGCCCGCAACATCCACTATGAGGTCTCCGACAAAGCCCAGGCCATCCACTGCGGTGGCATCGGCCTCATCCATGCGCTGGGTCAACGATTCGGGCTCGCCAAGACCATCGACCAAAAACTTCATCTGCTCAAATTCCACGTCCCGTATCACGAATCCGATCACGTCCTCACCCTCGCCTACAACCCGCTCTGCGGCGGCACCTGCCTTCAAGACCTCGAACTCCTCCGCAACGACGAGACCTTCCTCAACGCCCTGGACGCGCGACGCATCCCCGACCCCACCACCGCCGGCGACTTCTGCCGCCGCTTCTTGGCGTCCGACGTCGAAGCGCTGATCGACGCGATCAACGAGGTCCGTCGTCGCGTCTGGGCCGAGCAACCCGAGTCGTTCTTCGACTGCGCGACGATCGATCTGGATGGCACCCTCGTCGGGACCACCGGTCCGTGCAAGGAGGGAATGGACATCGCCTACGACGGCACCTGGGGTTATCACCCGCTGGTCGTTTCGCTGGCCGAGACCGGGGAGGTCCTCAGCATCGTGAATCGTCCGGGGAATCGCCCGTCGCACGAGGGCGCGGCCCGGGAAGTCAACCGCTCGCTGGTGTTGTGCCTCGAGGCCGGTTTTCGCACGGTCCTCTTGCGGGGCGACACCGATTTCTCGCAGACCCAGTATCTGGATGGCTGGAATGCCATCCGCAAGACGCGGTTCCTTTTCGGTTACGATGCCGTGCCCACTCTGGTGCGGAAAGCCGAGGAACTCCCGGACCACGCGTGGCGGCGGCTGACCCGCCCCGCCCGTTACCACGTGAACACGCAACCGCGGCGGACGCCGGAAAACGTCAAGGCCAGGATCGTGACGGAGCGGGAGTACGAGACGCTCCGTTTGGACTCGGAAGACATCGCCGAGTTCGAGTATCGGCCCACCGCCTGCCGCCAGAAGTACCGGATGGTGGTGATCCGCAAGAACATCACCAAGGCGAAAGGCGAGGCGGCACTGTTCGATGAGGTGCGTTACTTCTTTTACATCACGAACGAGCGGCAGTGGTCGGCGGACGCGATTGTGTTCTCGGCCAATGACCGGTGCCACCAGGAGAACCTGCACGCCCAGTTGAAGAGCGGCGTGCGGGCGTTGCGGGCGCCGGTGGACACGCTGGAAAGCAACTGGGCGTACATGGTGATGACGGCACTGGGCTGGAACGTGAAGGCGTGGTGGGCGTTGTCGTTGCCGGAACCGCCGGGCCGCTGGCGAGACAAGTATCGTCAGGAGAAGCGGTGGGTGTTGGGTTTGGAGTTCCGGAGTTTCGTCCACGCATTCGTCGGGCTGCCGTGCCAGGTTCTCCGGACGGGCCGCAAGCTAGTTTATCGTCTGTTGAGTTGGAACCCTCATTTACGGGTCTTCTTCCGACTGGTCGAGACGTTGAACTGTTGAGGCCTGGCAACCCGAAGTCGGGATCTGGATGTCCCGATCCGCAACGGCGCCGAAAGCGATCGCGCGAAACGGAGGCTGAATACTCGGGTTGTTGAAGGAGATATAACAATGAAGAAGCCCACTCTCATGAGTGGGGCCAGAGATGATATGCAATTTACCAGAGCGACATTGCCTACATCGTGATCGCAATCGCCCTCGCTTGTTTAAGGACTAGGCAGGCCGATATCTTCAACTTTCGGATTCGTCTGACCATTCCAACTGTTGTGCCGGCGCGATGTGCTTGCGGATTCGTGCGGCGACGTTCGATGAGTTACAGGTGGGGATCACGTCGGCACGACCCGCCCGCCAACCTCACGCCGGCCGCCATTCATACGTCGCGGATTGGCCGACGTTCTCCTCGACTTCGACGCGGAGGGCGTCCGGCGTAAACGCGTGGTGTTTGCGGAGGGAGTCGAGCAACCGGCCGGCGATGTACCGGGCGAGCAGTTCGGCCGTCGTGTTCTCGATCGGCAGCAGCACGCAGTCGCCGCGGGGGAACACCCACTCGCGATCCTTGTACGCGACCCGCACGTTGGCCGGGTGTTCGTCCACCCGGATGACCGGGTTGCGGGTGGCCAGGAGCATGTGGTGGTCGAGTTCGTCGGTGATCGTTTTGGTCCGGGCCTTGAGGGCGACGAAGTCGAACACGTAGAAGTCGGTGGCGTTCAGCGGCCCCTCGACCTCGACGGCTGCCCGGTAGTTGTGGCCGTGCAACCGCTCGCAGCGGTGCCCTTCGTAACTGATGAAGTGTCCGCAGCAGAAGACGAGGTGGTCTTTGGTGACGCGGACTTTGAACCGTTCGGTGCCCATGATTACAGCCAGTCCTGGACCTGCCAACGGAACGGGGCGGAGGGTGCTACCATATTCTCCCGCAGGGCCACAAACAAGCAAGCCGTCACGAGATCGGCCGTCGTCCCCGGGTTGAGCTTGTTCCCGTCCGACCGCAGGTGCCGGTCGAGCGCGACCCCGGCCGCCCGGCCCGCGGGCGTTTCGAGGCCGCCCAGTTCGAGGACGTGGGCGACCCGCGCTTGTACGTCAGTCGCGGTTTCGGCCCCTTTTTTCCGGGCGATCAGGCTGTCGGGGAACCGCGCGAGCCAGCGTAACTGGCAGTCGATAATCGCCGCCTCGACGCAGCCGAACCGCGCGAACGCGGCCACGAACGCGGGCGCGCCGAAGTCAAAGACATCCGCGAAGCCGTTCGCGTACTGTCGGGCGATCATGTCGCGGTCGGCGGCAAGTTTCATCGCTTCGAGTAGCGTGACGGTCGGCGCGTCGCGGACGTCCTGCTCCGGGGCGTCACCGAGACCGCCGGGGTTAGCGAGGCGGATGGCCCGGTAGACCTCGCTCGTGTCGTCCGTTGTCAGGTTCGACAGTACCGATGCGAGCCCCGGCCGAAGTATTTCTTCCCCGGAAGTCGCGGCGAACGGGGCAAGCAGCAAGACGATGCCAAGATTCGTATTCTGCCCGACCAGACCTTGCGTCGCTTCGACTGCGAGGGCAACCGTTGTGCCGACGGGCCGATGCGGTTCGAGATCGAACGGGCAAGCGATGGCCGCCGCGCTTAATAGGAAGTCCAGATAAGTCGTGCCGTCGAAGTCTTTGTACCTGTGGACGTTACCCATCTTCCGGGCTGTGGCTTCCCACACGCAGGCGATCTGGGCCATGTTGCCGGTCGTCAATTTCGCCCGCGTCACGCCTGGTACTCCTCGGCCAGAAACCGCACGACTGCCGTTGCCACGTCCAGATCACACGCGGCCGACAGTGCCCGCCACCCCGGAACGGCGTTCACCTCGATCACGTACCACTCGCCCCGCGGCCCCGGCAGCAGGTCGACGCCGGCGACCGCCGCGCCGACGGCCCGGGCCGCCCGCACCGCGAGGTCGCGTTCTGGGACGGCGAGTTCCATTCGCTCGGCCGCGCCGCCCTGGGCGACGTTCGTCCGCCAGTCGTCGCGGGACGTGCGCCGCATGGCCGCGACGACCCGCCCGCCGATCACGAACGCCCGCGCGTCCCACCCCGGATGGCGGATGAATTGCTGCAAATAGAGGACGCCACCGGTCTGCTCGATCGCCCGGAAGGTCCGCCACGCGAGTTCCGGGTCGGAGACACGGACCATCCCCCGCCCTTCCGCCCCAAACAGCGGCTTCACCACCACGTCCCCACCCAGGGCGTCGAATGCGGCGAGAGCGTCGTCGGCCCGCTGGCAGGCGACGGTCACCGGCACGGGTAGCCCCGCGCGGACGAACCGGACGTTGGCCAGATACTTGTCGACGCAGGCTTCGACCGCGCGGGGTGGGTTCAGCACGCGGACGCCGTTGGCCGCCGCCGCGTGGAGCAAATCCATGCGGAACACGATCTGTTCGAGCGACCCGGCCGGCATGGTGCGGACGATCGCCCCGTCGTACCCGGCAAGCGCGTCAGTTGTCCCGGTGACGCCCGGGGCCGCGGCGGACAGCCGGCGGAAATCGAGGACGTCCGCGTGGTGCCCAAGGTCGGCAGCCGCCCGCGCGAGATCCTGGACGTGCCACCCGGTCCCGCCGGACAAGATCGCGACGCGCATGCGGAGCCCTGGAGGGTGGGGGGTGCGGTGGATTATTGTAGAAGGCTGTCGTCTTGGCCAAGATGTCTGGCATCAGACCAGAGAATTGGCTGGCACGAATCCGTGGGTTACACAAAATCCGAAGGCTGGCATGGCGTTATTACGGTTTACCAACCCGACCGACATCCCGGCCTACAGCGGCTGGGAATTCAAGGTTTATGCCGCGGAGATCGCCCTCCGCGCCGAAGACATGAGAGACGCGTATGCCGCTTACATGGAAAACCACCGCCGCCGCTTTAGCAATATTCCCAAAGACTGGGGGCGGTACGCAGAGGCCCAACGGGTTGCCGAATTACTTGCCATGATGAACGAAGCGTGCGAAGTCGACAAGGACGTGATGCTCGACGGGCGCGATTACGTTTGGTCGTTTTCGTCGGGTCTGATGTTCGAGAAACGATTCGTCTCTGTCACCTGCCCGGAGTGTCACCGGGAGTTAAGCCCCGAGGAATGCCGGGTGCTGGTATGGTCCTACGGCGGCGGATTAGCGGCGGAGGGCGGTCGCCGTGTGGTGTGTCTCGCCGGCCATACCCTTTATTCGTGCGGTGAGTGGAACTCGTAACGCTAAACTTGAGCCGGATCGTGAACGGCCGGGAACGAAAATATGTCGCTCGATTACCCCTATTACGAAGAGTTGTGCCGTCGGAAGCACCGGGCCGCTTGGTGGTGGCGGATCGGCGACACGCTGTACTATCTGGGTCTGTTGCCTGCCATGTTTGCCATACCCGGCGCGGGGTTCGCATTCGTCGCCGGGCTGTCGGGCTTTGGCTGGCACTGGCTGTTGCTTTCAGCAATCGCGTTTGGGGGCGGGGCAGTGGTATTTGTCGTTGGATCATCGCTCAAGGGGCACGCTTACAGGTTGGCCGAGCGAGATGGCATCCTGTCCTCCGAGGTATACGCGCGCGGTGCCGGCGATGGCGGAACAGAAGTGAAATAACGCACGACGACTGAGGGACTCGGCTCAAGAACATCGGAGGTAAGGCCATGACGCAGGCAATCAGTGAGCCGGACTGGAAGCTCTTTCGCCACTTACACGCGGTCGCCCTCGATCGTTTCTGTTATCGAGTACTCGCCGAGGTGAATCGTATCACCGCCGACTCGTCCCTGACCCATCATGCCCGCTATTTAGAGGTCGTCAAACTCGTCGACCGGCGGGATCGCGAGTGCGCGGAGTTGTTTGACGATCTGCGGCGGTCGACGGCCCTACTCCAACTCGCGCGCATCCGTTCCCTGGACTTGGTGACCGACGAAGAGTTCGCCCAATTCAGCCCCGAAACACGCGGGGTAGTGGAATCTATCCTTGAGATTCGGTCAGACTAAAGCTTATGTCGACACCGGGCCGATGAGGGCCGACACGAGACGTGTCAAGCACATCGACCGGCGTTCGTAAAATCGCGGAGCCCTCGGCCGACCCGTGGCGGCCGACAGCCCGAGGCTTTCGAATTCTCAGTTTGCTTCTCCGTTCCCACGTCTCACCGCCGCGGCGGCAGCACTTCCGTGTTCGTCGTCGGCTTGTACACCGGGATCGCCCCTTCGAGCGGGACCGGGGGAATGGGGGCGACGGCCGGCGGCGCGGCTGGTTGCTGCGGGAGTGTGTTCCGGGTGGGTGCGATCGGGAGCGGAGCCGACGGCGGAAGCGGGGCGTCGGGCGACTCCTTGAGGCCGGTACTCGGGCGAACGATCCCGCCCGCGCCCAGCGTTTCCGGCCGGCGGGCGATCTTGTCCGCGAACACTTCCAGGTCGCGGGTGATCTTCTCCACCCGCGCCAGCGTCCGCGCCGCGCTCACCGTCGCGTCGTTCAGGTTGGCGAACAGCGACGGGTCGGTCAGCAACTTCTGAACAGTGCCCTCGCCGCTGCTCGCGGATTTGACCAGCGTTTGCACGTTAGCCAACATGCCGGACAACTGCTCGGACGCGGCCCGCAAGTTCTTCACCGTCTGGTCGACGTTCTGCACGATCCCGGGCGCGGCGTCGACCAGCGGCCGCGTGACTTTTTCCACATTGTCGATCACCCGCTCGGTCTGCGCGATCCGGGCCTGAAGTTCCTTCAGTGTCGACTCGGCCTGGCCCGCGACCACGGCGACGAGCCGGATCATCTTCGTCAGGTCGTCGCTCGCCGCCTGGAGGTTTTTGAGCGTCGCCGAGAAAGCCTTGCGGTTTTCCGGGTTGAGCGCGTCGTTCGCGCTGTCCGCCGCATCACGGACAGACTTGAGCGTCTTATTCACGTCCGGGCCGTTCTCCTTCAGCATCGCCCGCAGGTCTTCGGCCGCGGGGCGGACGGTCTTCAACAAGTCGATGATCTCTTTCATCATCGCCCGCACCGTGACCGGCTCGTCTGGCGCGCCGGGGACGTTCGCACCGATCAGATCCTGGATGCGGGCGTTCGTCTGGCGGAGTTCCGGGACGATCTCCCGCCCGGTCCGAGCTAACCCGGCGACCTCGTCCAGCGCCCGCTCCGCTTTCGGGGCCACTCGTTCGAACCGCTCCATCGACTGGAGTAAGCGGGCGATCGATTCCTGGGCGGTGGGGATCACGCCCGAGGCTTCTTTGAGGAGGATCCGCGTGTTGACGGGCGGTACGCCTGGGATCTCGCTGTCCGGCGGGTAAGGCTCGCGGGAAACCACGGTCGCGATCTCGGCCGCCGACTTGGGCACGAAATCGATGGTCGTGTCGCCGCTGAGGATGCCGCGGGAGATCGCCGGTTCGTCGGTCGGCCGGGGCATGAATTTCTTTTCTACCTCCACCGCCACGCGAACCTGCCCGGTCTCCTCGTCCAGGTCGACCCCGCCCACCTCGCCGATCCGCACGCCGGACTTCCGCACCGGCGTACCGGGGCCGACACCGGGGGCTTCCGGGAAGAGAAGCGTGTATTTCACGCGGTTCGACAAAATGCCCGGCCGCCCGCCGAACAGCACGACGAGCGCGGACAGGACGAGCAACGACCCGCCCACGAAAATCCCGAGTCGTATCTTCGCGCGCCGCTCGGCCATGACAGAAACCCTCAGTCGCTTGGAAGCCAAACCCGCTTCGGGTTTTCATTCGTTGTCTGCCCGCAGCTCGGACAATCGATCGCGGGCTTCGCCTTCCACGAACTGGCGGACCCGCTGGTCGGCGCACTCGCGCAACCCTTCGGGCGGGCCGTCGTAGAGTACCTGCGACTCGCCCGGTTTGAGGCGGGCCAGCGGGTAGAGCATGATTACGCGGTCGGCGACTTTCTGCACCGTCCGCATCTCGTGCGTCACCACCAGGCTCGTCACCGGCCGCTTCTGGCGGGTTTGCAGAATCAGTTCGTTGATCACGTCGGTCATGATCGGGTCGAGCCCGGTCGTCGGCTCGTCGTACAGCATAACGTCCGGCGCGAGGGCGAGAGCCCGGGCCAGCCCGACCCGCTTCCGCATCCCCCCGGACAACTCGGCCGGCATCTGGTTCTCGACCTTCTTGTACGACAGGCCGACGTCCTCCAGTCGCTCGCGAACCCGCGTGCGGACGGCTTCGTCCGCGATTCCGCCTTTCGCCCGCAACCCGAAAGCTACGTTGTCGTACACGCTCAGGCTGTCGAACAGGGCCGCCTGTTGGAACAGGAACCCGACCCGCAGGCGCATCGCGGTGAGTTCGCGCTCGCGCATCCGGCGGACCGGCTTGCCCTCGAAATAGACCTCGCCGGTCGTGGGCGTCAGCAGGCCGACCACGAGCTTGAGCGTGACCGACTTGCCGCAGCCGCTCTCGCCGATCAGCACCACGGTCTGGTGCGGGTAAATGTCCAGTGAGACGTTCGACAACACCTGCTGCCGGCCGAAGCCGATCGACGCGTTCGCCAGCCGGATTACCGGCTCGGGCGGAGTGGCAGCGGGCTCATTCATACGCGGCTGTTCCCCGACAGACTTTGCGCAAATTTGGAGTGCGGCGCTTGACCGCCGCTTTGGTTTTTAAAAGCAAAAGCGGCGGTCAAGCGCCGCACTCCAAATTTAGACAACAATCGTCACGCTACTTTCGCCCCGGACGCTGGCCAGAACAGGGTGGCGATCGCGGTGGACAGCATGGCCAGGATGAAGTCGATGACCAGGATGGCAACGAAAGAAAGCACGAACCCTTCCGTGGCTGCCCGGCCCACGCCCTCGGCTCCGGGTCGGCTGTGGAACCCGCGGTGACAACAAATCAGTGCCAACACGCCTCCGAAGATGACCGACTTGCCCAACCCGACGAGCAAGTCCCACTGTTTGACGTAATTCGCCGTGTGCCGCCAGTAGTGGAACGAGTCGATGTGGTACACCTTCAGGCTAATGAGCGTACTCCCGACCACGCCCATCGCGTCGGCCAGAACCGTGAGCAACGGGATGACGAGGAGGCAGCCGAGGAACCGCGGGGCGACGAGGTATTTGACCGGGTCGACGCCGAGGCAGGCGAGGGCGTCGATTTGCTCGGTGACGCGCATGGTCGCGAGCTGGGCCGCCATCGCGGTCCCCACCCGGCCGGCCAGCATGACCGCGGCCAAAACCGGGCCGAGTTCCCGCACGACCGACATGTGGATCACCGCGCCCAGCGACGTGTCCAGGCCGATCATGTGGAACTGGTTGTACGCCTGGACGGCCAGCACCATGCCGATGAACGTGCCCGTGATCGCGATCACGCCGACCGAACTGACGCCGACTTCGACGCAGACGCGGATGAGTTCGTTGATTTTGAGGTGTCGGGAGACGACGCCCGAGATGGCCCGGGCGGAGAAGATCGTCCAGTCGCCGAGGCCCGCGAAATTGTCGGCCAGGGCTTCACCGACGTTCCTCAAGAACCCCGGCTCGGCGGGGGCAATCGGTGCCGGGGCTGCGGATACGCTGGCCATGCGGACAATCCTTGTCGTGTCGACGCGGGAAATGGGAAGCCGGCGTTCGTGCCGTTGCAATCATTTTGGCGAACGATTCGCCCGCCAATCCGTTCCCGGAACGATTTCCCCACGTTTCAACATCGAACGCCGGCCGGGTCCGGGACGAACCCGAGACCGCGGCCGGCGGTGGTGAGCAGGCGGGCGAACCATCATATCCGGCACGATCGGCTAATCCGCGGCGACCCGCCGGACCGGGCGCCCGTCACGCCACTGGGTCCACGTCCTGTCTGCCGGGTTCCACTCCCACCCGTCGACCGGATCGACGTGGTGCTGGTAAAACACCGGCTGGGCCACGCGAGTGAATCGCCTCGCTTGCTGGCGGTCCCACCGGCGCTGTTCGTCGAGTCCACGCACCATCGCCAGCTCGGTGCGGCCCATCATGAACACGACCGCGGCGATCAGGACGAGCATGTACTCTTTTTCCCGGATTCCAACAAACGCCATCAAGACCGCCATGATTGTGCCGACCACCATCGCGACTTCCGTCGCCGTGATCCGGTCGGTAAACAAGCTAACCACGGCCCGGAACACCCGCCCACCGTCCATCGGGAAGGCCGGGATCAGGTTAAACACGACCAGCACGATGTTGGCTACCAACACCCGAGAGAAGAACGCCTCTTCCAGGCTGCCCGCCGACCTCAGGTTTTGGTCGAACCCAAGTCCGCCGACGACAAACAGGGCGTACAGTGATACGGCGATCGCCACGTTGACGGCCGGCCCGGCCAGCGCGATCACGATTTCCGGCCACGCCTTCTCGGGGATGTTTTCCAACCGCGCCACGCCCCCGAGTGGGTAAAGCGTGATGTCCCGCGTGTTGATGCCGTAGCCGCGGGCCGCCATCGCGTGCCCTAGCTCGTGCAACGCGACGCAGCCGAAGACGGCGAACAGCACGGCGACATCGAGCGCCGCCTGTTCCGCACCCCGGCCGCTCAATATCACGAACAGGGGGAGCAGCCAAAAGGTCGGGTGGATAAAGAGATCGATGCCGAACACTCGGCCTAATTTTAGAGATTGGAACATTGGTGTCACCTTTCGATAACGCGGTGCGATTTTGTGGGGCTGGGCAGCACCGGTATCGGATTATTCGCCGGG is drawn from Fimbriiglobus ruber and contains these coding sequences:
- a CDS encoding peptide ABC transporter substrate-binding protein; this encodes MTQAISEPDWKLFRHLHAVALDRFCYRVLAEVNRITADSSLTHHARYLEVVKLVDRRDRECAELFDDLRRSTALLQLARIRSLDLVTDEEFAQFSPETRGVVESILEIRSD
- a CDS encoding 6-pyruvoyl trahydropterin synthase family protein, translating into MGTERFKVRVTKDHLVFCCGHFISYEGHRCERLHGHNYRAAVEVEGPLNATDFYVFDFVALKARTKTITDELDHHMLLATRNPVIRVDEHPANVRVAYKDREWVFPRGDCVLLPIENTTAELLARYIAGRLLDSLRKHHAFTPDALRVEVEENVGQSATYEWRPA
- a CDS encoding site-2 protease family protein, with the protein product MFQSLKLGRVFGIDLFIHPTFWLLPLFVILSGRGAEQAALDVAVLFAVFGCVALHELGHAMAARGYGINTRDITLYPLGGVARLENIPEKAWPEIVIALAGPAVNVAIAVSLYALFVVGGLGFDQNLRSAGSLEEAFFSRVLVANIVLVVFNLIPAFPMDGGRVFRAVVSLFTDRITATEVAMVVGTIMAVLMAFVGIREKEYMLVLIAAVVFMMGRTELAMVRGLDEQRRWDRQQARRFTRVAQPVFYQHHVDPVDGWEWNPADRTWTQWRDGRPVRRVAAD
- a CDS encoding IS1380 family transposase; translated protein: MKPIFRRWFQKGKARIARRLDQTRNPLSPEPVLKARNIHYEVSDKAQAIHCGGIGLIHALGQRFGLAKTIDQKLHLLKFHVPYHESDHVLTLAYNPLCGGTCLQDLELLRNDETFLNALDARRIPDPTTAGDFCRRFLASDVEALIDAINEVRRRVWAEQPESFFDCATIDLDGTLVGTTGPCKEGMDIAYDGTWGYHPLVVSLAETGEVLSIVNRPGNRPSHEGAAREVNRSLVLCLEAGFRTVLLRGDTDFSQTQYLDGWNAIRKTRFLFGYDAVPTLVRKAEELPDHAWRRLTRPARYHVNTQPRRTPENVKARIVTEREYETLRLDSEDIAEFEYRPTACRQKYRMVVIRKNITKAKGEAALFDEVRYFFYITNERQWSADAIVFSANDRCHQENLHAQLKSGVRALRAPVDTLESNWAYMVMTALGWNVKAWWALSLPEPPGRWRDKYRQEKRWVLGLEFRSFVHAFVGLPCQVLRTGRKLVYRLLSWNPHLRVFFRLVETLNC
- a CDS encoding ABC transporter ATP-binding protein; the encoded protein is MNEPAATPPEPVIRLANASIGFGRQQVLSNVSLDIYPHQTVVLIGESGCGKSVTLKLVVGLLTPTTGEVYFEGKPVRRMRERELTAMRLRVGFLFQQAALFDSLSVYDNVAFGLRAKGGIADEAVRTRVRERLEDVGLSYKKVENQMPAELSGGMRKRVGLARALALAPDVMLYDEPTTGLDPIMTDVINELILQTRQKRPVTSLVVTHEMRTVQKVADRVIMLYPLARLKPGESQVLYDGPPEGLRECADQRVRQFVEGEARDRLSELRADNE
- a CDS encoding MlaE family ABC transporter permease encodes the protein MASVSAAPAPIAPAEPGFLRNVGEALADNFAGLGDWTIFSARAISGVVSRHLKINELIRVCVEVGVSSVGVIAITGTFIGMVLAVQAYNQFHMIGLDTSLGAVIHMSVVRELGPVLAAVMLAGRVGTAMAAQLATMRVTEQIDALACLGVDPVKYLVAPRFLGCLLVIPLLTVLADAMGVVGSTLISLKVYHIDSFHYWRHTANYVKQWDLLVGLGKSVIFGGVLALICCHRGFHSRPGAEGVGRAATEGFVLSFVAILVIDFILAMLSTAIATLFWPASGAKVA
- a CDS encoding triphosphoribosyl-dephospho-CoA synthase, with translation MTRAKLTTGNMAQIACVWEATARKMGNVHRYKDFDGTTYLDFLLSAAAIACPFDLEPHRPVGTTVALAVEATQGLVGQNTNLGIVLLLAPFAATSGEEILRPGLASVLSNLTTDDTSEVYRAIRLANPGGLGDAPEQDVRDAPTVTLLEAMKLAADRDMIARQYANGFADVFDFGAPAFVAAFARFGCVEAAIIDCQLRWLARFPDSLIARKKGAETATDVQARVAHVLELGGLETPAGRAAGVALDRHLRSDGNKLNPGTTADLVTACLFVALRENMVAPSAPFRWQVQDWL
- a CDS encoding MlaD family protein yields the protein MAERRAKIRLGIFVGGSLLVLSALVVLFGGRPGILSNRVKYTLLFPEAPGVGPGTPVRKSGVRIGEVGGVDLDEETGQVRVAVEVEKKFMPRPTDEPAISRGILSGDTTIDFVPKSAAEIATVVSREPYPPDSEIPGVPPVNTRILLKEASGVIPTAQESIARLLQSMERFERVAPKAERALDEVAGLARTGREIVPELRQTNARIQDLIGANVPGAPDEPVTVRAMMKEIIDLLKTVRPAAEDLRAMLKENGPDVNKTLKSVRDAADSANDALNPENRKAFSATLKNLQAASDDLTKMIRLVAVVAGQAESTLKELQARIAQTERVIDNVEKVTRPLVDAAPGIVQNVDQTVKNLRAASEQLSGMLANVQTLVKSASSGEGTVQKLLTDPSLFANLNDATVSAARTLARVEKITRDLEVFADKIARRPETLGAGGIVRPSTGLKESPDAPLPPSAPLPIAPTRNTLPQQPAAPPAVAPIPPVPLEGAIPVYKPTTNTEVLPPRR
- a CDS encoding CAP domain-containing protein, whose protein sequence is MRERHVGPLPLDRLAAPWLPSATAQKSDDLHVEKIEVPKVADASGKRPDLAGAAKAVVEATNAFRKTNARGAVPADAKLTAAAQSFADYMARTDEYGHGADGNNPGERAKQHGYDYCLIGENIAYAFDSKGFETRPLADTFATGWEKSPPHRRNMLDPDVTATGVAVARSETTGYYYAVQLFGRPKSAAIVFKVENRSDAGVAYKLGDAKFDLPPRVIRTHTVCRPPELTFTWSDGKTRDVKPLGGDRLVVTKTRDEFSVTKE
- a CDS encoding ATP-grasp domain-containing protein; protein product: MRVAILSGGTGWHVQDLARAAADLGHHADVLDFRRLSAAAPGVTGTTDALAGYDGAIVRTMPAGSLEQIVFRMDLLHAAAANGVRVLNPPRAVEACVDKYLANVRFVRAGLPVPVTVACQRADDALAAFDALGGDVVVKPLFGAEGRGMVRVSDPELAWRTFRAIEQTGGVLYLQQFIRHPGWDARAFVIGGRVVAAMRRTSRDDWRTNVAQGGAAERMELAVPERDLAVRAARAVGAAVAGVDLLPGPRGEWYVIEVNAVPGWRALSAACDLDVATAVVRFLAEEYQA